A region of Peromyscus eremicus chromosome 17, PerEre_H2_v1, whole genome shotgun sequence DNA encodes the following proteins:
- the Mfap3l gene encoding microfibrillar-associated protein 3-like, with protein MDLLRSHLTVCLPPSVPFLILVSTLATAKSVTNSTLNGTDVVFGSVPVIIAKTDHIIIKEGSSALINCSVRGGPDLAFKWYNSVGKLLKEGEEDKERGGGKWQMLHGGLLNITKVSFSDRGKYTCVASNSYGTVNNTVTLRVVFTSGDMGVYYMVVCLVAFTVVMILNITRLCMMSSHLKKTEKAINDFFRTEGAEKLQKAFEIAKRIPIITSAKTLELAKVTQFKTMEFARYIEELARSVPLPPLIMNCRTIMEEIMEVVGLEEQGQNFVRHTPEGQEAADRDEVYTIPNSLKRSESPTADSDASSLHEQPQQIAIKVSVHPQSRKDHVDDQEGGQFEVRDEEETEPSEEHSPETGEPSTDITTTELTSEEASPVEAPERGLPPAHLETTEPAVTCDKNTCIIYESHV; from the exons ATGGACCTACTGAGGAGCCATCTGACTGTGTGCTTACCACCTTCTGTGCCCTTTTTAATCCTAGTCTCCACTCTAGCAACCGCTAAGAGTGTAACCAACAGCACTTTAAATGGCACGGACGTGGTCTTTGGCTCTGTGCCTGTCATCATTGCCAAAACTGACCATATCATCATCAAGGAGGGGAGCAGCGCCTTGATTAACTGCAGTGTTCGTGGCGGCCCTGACCTAGCGTTTAAGTGGTATAATTCTGTTGGCAAGCTGCtgaaagaaggggaagaggacaaggagagaggaggag GAAAATGGCAAATGTTGCATGGCGGCCTCCTGAACATCACCAAGGTGTCCTTCTCAGACAGAGGTAAATACACGTGTGTGGCGTCGAACAGCTATGGCACCGTAAACAACACAGTGACCCTGCGAGTCGTCTTTACCTCTGGAGACATGGGTGTGTACTATATGGTTGTGTGCCTCGTGGCCTTCACTGTCGTCATGATCCTCAACATCACCCGCCTGTGTATGATGAGCAGCCACCTGAAGAAGACTGAGAAAGCCATCAACGACTTCTTTAGGACAGAAGGGGCTGAGAAGCTGCAGAAGGCATTTGAGATCGCTAAGCGCATCCCCATTATCACCTCAGCCAAAACTCTAGAGCTTGCCAAAGTGACCCAGTTCAAAACCATGGAATTTGCCCGGTACATCGAAGAGCTTGCCAGAAGTGTGCCCCTGCCTCCCCTCATCATGAACTGCAGGACGATCATGGAGGAGATCATGGAAGTGGTTGGCCTAGAGGAGCAGGGGCAGAATTTTGTGAGGCATACCCCAGAAGGCCAGGAAGCCGCAGATAGGGATGAGGTCTACACAATCCCCAACTCTCTGAAGCGAAGTGAGTCCCCCACCGCCGACTCAGACGCCTCGTCGTTGCATGAACAGCCCCAGCAGATTGCCATCAAGGTTTCGGTTCACCCGCAGTCCAGAAAGGATCATGTGGATGACCAGGAGGGCGGACAGTTTGAGGTCAGAGATGAAGAGGAGACAGAACCGTCAGAGGAACACTCCCCAGAGACTGGAGAGCCTTCGACAGACATAACGACCACGGAGCTGACGTCCGAAGAGGCGTCACCTGTAGAGGCACCAGAGCGAGGCCTGCCACCAGCACACCTGGAAACGACAGAGCCAGCAGTGACATGTGACAAAAACACCTGCATTATTTATGAAAGCCATGTCTAA